From a region of the Candidatus Hydrogenedentota bacterium genome:
- a CDS encoding NAD-dependent succinate-semialdehyde dehydrogenase produces MFIDGEWVNASDGATIEVVNPADESVLDTVPSATAADLDRALTAADRAWKSWREVDAWTRSAILRKVGDWIRAHREEIADVLTDEQGKTTGECLGELNATADQFDWYADEARRIYGRVIDGHSRNNRLLVIRQPVGPVAAFSPWNFPALLSSRKIAPALAAGCSIIVKPPIEAPRTTLYLALACEEAGVPPGVLNMVTGKSSFICERLLASDIIRKVSLTGSVPIGQQILHQCADRIIESSMELGGHAPVLVFEDADVEAAATICAGGKCRNNGQVCIAASRFYVQESVAERYVEKFVEVVKSQVIGLGKDPKTTVGPLANRRRLEATEELVADAVEKGATVRCGGRRHGAFAKGFWYEPTVLTEVTPSMRIMYEEPFCPIAPIATFTDLEDGLAKANATEFGLAGYVFTRSTKTAFLASEGMEAGMIGVNTILLATAEIPFGGIKKSGYNREGGSEGVDAYTITKHINIQL; encoded by the coding sequence ATGTTTATAGACGGTGAATGGGTCAACGCCTCGGACGGCGCGACAATAGAGGTTGTGAATCCGGCCGACGAGTCCGTGCTGGACACGGTCCCCTCCGCGACGGCCGCAGACCTGGACAGGGCGCTGACCGCGGCGGACCGGGCATGGAAATCGTGGCGCGAGGTGGATGCCTGGACACGAAGCGCCATCCTCCGGAAAGTGGGGGACTGGATTCGCGCGCACAGGGAAGAGATTGCGGATGTTCTGACTGACGAGCAGGGGAAGACAACGGGGGAGTGCCTGGGAGAGCTGAACGCCACCGCCGATCAGTTTGACTGGTATGCCGATGAGGCGCGCCGCATCTACGGGCGTGTCATAGACGGCCACTCGCGGAACAACCGGCTGCTGGTAATCCGGCAGCCCGTCGGCCCCGTCGCCGCCTTTTCCCCCTGGAATTTCCCCGCGCTGCTGTCGTCACGGAAAATAGCGCCCGCCCTTGCGGCGGGGTGTTCCATTATCGTCAAGCCGCCCATCGAGGCGCCGCGCACCACCCTGTACCTTGCCCTGGCCTGTGAGGAGGCCGGCGTGCCGCCCGGCGTGCTCAACATGGTCACCGGCAAGTCCTCCTTCATATGCGAACGGTTGCTGGCCTCGGATATTATCCGCAAGGTCAGCCTTACCGGTTCCGTCCCCATAGGGCAGCAGATACTCCATCAATGCGCGGACAGGATTATTGAAAGTTCCATGGAACTGGGCGGGCATGCGCCGGTGCTTGTGTTCGAGGATGCGGATGTCGAGGCGGCGGCAACCATTTGCGCCGGCGGAAAATGCCGCAACAACGGCCAGGTGTGCATTGCCGCGAGCCGCTTCTACGTGCAGGAATCCGTGGCGGAGCGGTATGTCGAGAAATTTGTCGAAGTGGTGAAGTCCCAGGTGATTGGCCTGGGCAAGGACCCGAAAACCACTGTGGGACCCCTGGCAAACCGTCGCCGCCTGGAGGCGACGGAGGAGCTTGTCGCGGACGCGGTGGAGAAAGGGGCGACGGTGCGCTGCGGTGGAAGGCGGCACGGGGCATTTGCCAAAGGGTTCTGGTATGAGCCCACCGTGCTGACAGAGGTGACGCCGTCCATGCGTATCATGTATGAGGAGCCGTTCTGTCCGATAGCGCCCATTGCCACCTTTACGGACCTGGAGGACGGGCTTGCCAAGGCCAATGCCACAGAATTCGGGCTGGCGGGATATGTTTTCACCCGGAGCACAAAGACGGCGTTCCTCGCCTCCGAGGGGATGGAGGCGGGCATGATTGGCGTCAACACCATCCTGCTGGCCACGGCGGAGATTCCTTTCGGCGGCATCAAGAAGTCGGGGTACAACAGGGAAGGCGGCAGCGAGGGCGTTGACGCCTACACCATCACCAAACACATCAACATCCAGCTATAA